The following are encoded together in the Roseobacter denitrificans OCh 114 genome:
- the rpmE gene encoding 50S ribosomal protein L31 has protein sequence MKADTHPDYHIIDVKMTDGTVVQMKSTWGKEGDQLSLDIDPSAHPAWTGGSSRLLDTGGRVSKFKNKYAGLGF, from the coding sequence ATGAAAGCAGATACACATCCAGATTATCACATCATCGACGTCAAGATGACCGATGGCACCGTGGTGCAGATGAAATCCACATGGGGCAAGGAAGGCGACCAGCTGTCGCTTGACATCGACCCGTCGGCACATCCGGCATGGACAGGCGGGTCTTCGCGCCTGCTCGACACCGGCGGTCGCGTGTCCAAATTCAAGAACAAATACGCAGGACTCGGCTTCTAA
- the trmD gene encoding tRNA (guanosine(37)-N1)-methyltransferase TrmD — translation MVQAPKSHGRKTIRPTRTPSALMAADEELSGVWQARVVTLFPDAFPGVLGLSLTGKALQDGRWQLHTHDLRSFGVGKHRNVDDTPAGGGAGMVMRADVVGPAIEAAQRFARGRWPILYMSPRGRPFTQKMAKDLARCDGVTVLCGRFEGVDERVLEHFGVTEVSIGDYVLTGGEIAAQTVLDATVRLLPGVLGNAESTVEESHSNGLLEHPQYTRPAIWEGHAIPEVLMSGNHAEIAKWRAAQSHRLTQSRRPDLWAAKGAKE, via the coding sequence ACGCGCACCCCAAGCGCGCTGATGGCAGCGGACGAAGAGCTGTCAGGCGTCTGGCAAGCCCGGGTAGTCACCTTGTTCCCGGACGCCTTTCCCGGTGTCCTTGGCCTGTCGCTGACGGGCAAGGCGCTACAGGACGGGCGCTGGCAGTTGCACACCCATGACCTGCGCAGCTTTGGCGTGGGCAAGCATCGTAACGTGGACGACACGCCCGCAGGCGGCGGGGCGGGCATGGTCATGCGCGCAGATGTCGTCGGCCCGGCGATTGAGGCGGCACAACGCTTTGCCCGGGGGCGCTGGCCGATCCTCTACATGTCGCCCCGGGGCCGTCCGTTTACACAGAAAATGGCCAAGGATCTCGCGCGCTGTGACGGTGTAACCGTGTTATGTGGGCGCTTTGAAGGGGTCGATGAACGTGTTCTGGAACACTTTGGCGTCACCGAGGTGTCCATCGGCGACTATGTTCTGACAGGTGGCGAGATTGCCGCACAAACGGTGCTGGATGCCACCGTTCGGCTTTTGCCCGGTGTTCTGGGCAACGCGGAAAGCACCGTCGAGGAAAGCCATTCCAATGGCCTGCTGGAGCATCCGCAGTATACCCGCCCGGCCATCTGGGAAGGGCACGCCATTCCAGAGGTGCTCATGTCCGGCAATCATGCTGAGATCGCGAAATGGCGCGCGGCTCAATCACACCGCCTGACGCAGAGCCGTCGTCCGGACCTGTGGGCCGCCAAGGGGGCCAAGGAATAA
- the rplS gene encoding 50S ribosomal protein L19, translated as MDLIAQIEAEQIAALGKDIPDFRAGDTVRVGFKVTEGTRTRVQNYEGVCIARNNGHGIAGSFTVRKISFGEGVERVFPLHSTNIESITVVRRGRVRRAKLYYLRSRRGKSARIAENTNYKPKSGASV; from the coding sequence ATGGATCTGATTGCACAGATTGAAGCGGAACAAATCGCCGCGCTGGGAAAAGACATCCCCGACTTTCGCGCCGGTGACACCGTCCGCGTCGGATTTAAAGTAACCGAGGGGACGCGCACCCGGGTTCAGAACTACGAAGGCGTTTGCATTGCACGCAACAATGGCCACGGTATCGCCGGGTCGTTTACAGTGCGCAAAATCTCTTTCGGTGAAGGCGTTGAGCGGGTGTTTCCGCTGCACTCCACCAACATCGAAAGCATCACAGTTGTGCGCCGTGGCCGCGTGCGCCGCGCCAAACTCTACTACCTGCGCAGCCGCCGCGGAAAATCCGCACGGATTGCGGAAAACACGAATTACAAGCCCAAGTCGGGCGCGAGCGTCTAA